One genomic segment of Aquamicrobium lusatiense includes these proteins:
- a CDS encoding DUF1489 family protein, producing the protein MALNILKLCVGCESVEDLEAWVAHRLEERRRNGEPAEHWHVTRMVPTRGAEITDGGSMYWVIKGSVQCRQLITEIRPFTDNEGIGRCKIVLAPEIIRTEWQPRRPFQGWRYLKAEDAPADLGKGGAGLVELPPKLRQELAELGLL; encoded by the coding sequence ATGGCTCTGAACATTCTCAAACTGTGCGTAGGCTGTGAAAGCGTCGAGGATCTCGAAGCGTGGGTCGCTCACCGGCTCGAAGAGCGCCGCCGCAATGGCGAGCCGGCCGAGCACTGGCATGTCACGCGCATGGTGCCGACCCGCGGCGCCGAGATTACCGACGGCGGGTCGATGTACTGGGTGATCAAGGGCAGCGTTCAGTGCCGCCAGCTGATCACGGAGATAAGGCCATTTACCGATAATGAGGGCATCGGTCGTTGCAAGATCGTTCTGGCGCCGGAGATCATCCGAACCGAATGGCAGCCGAGACGACCGTTTCAGGGATGGCGCTATCTGAAGGCCGAAGATGCGCCGGCCGATCTCGGAAAGGGAGGGGCGGGTCTCGTCGAACTGCCGCCCAAGCTTCGTCAGGAACTGGCGGAACTGGGGCTGCTGTAG
- a CDS encoding SMR family transporter, with protein MLLTYLYLFVAIIFEVIATTALKQTDGFTRLLPSLMTILGYALAFYFLALTLRTMPVGIVYAIWSGAGIILITAIGWLLFRQSLDLPALVGMGLIMAGVLVINLFSKLVVH; from the coding sequence ATGCTCCTGACTTATCTTTATCTGTTTGTGGCAATCATATTCGAGGTGATCGCCACAACGGCGCTGAAGCAGACCGATGGTTTTACCCGGCTTTTGCCTTCGCTGATGACGATTCTGGGATATGCGCTTGCCTTCTATTTCCTCGCCCTGACCCTGCGCACCATGCCTGTGGGCATCGTCTATGCCATCTGGAGCGGAGCGGGCATCATCCTCATCACAGCCATCGGATGGCTGCTGTTCCGGCAATCACTGGATCTGCCGGCGCTGGTCGGCATGGGGCTGATCATGGCCGGCGTGCTGGTGATCAACCTGTTCTCGAAGTTGGTGGTTCACTGA
- a CDS encoding glycerophosphodiester phosphodiesterase, whose translation MTGLSWLTARPIAHRGLHDLNNKCWENTLSAFSAAVERGYAIECDVQLTSDGVPIVFHDGDLKRLTGEDGFVWQRTAAEMAVLRIGGTADHPPTLDEMLELVGGRVPLVIELKGTPGHDDGLVEAVGQRLKPYRGEAAIMSFDHWLIRDFGRHAPGIPAGLTACGRRQHEIEAHFTMLAHGISFVSYAAGDLPNSFVSFVREKLGMPVITWTIRDQPAVDLTFRYADQMTFEGFEPPVASA comes from the coding sequence ATGACCGGTCTCTCCTGGCTGACGGCACGCCCGATCGCACATCGGGGCCTGCATGATCTCAACAACAAATGTTGGGAAAACACCCTGTCGGCGTTCTCCGCCGCCGTGGAGCGTGGCTACGCCATCGAATGCGATGTGCAGCTGACCAGCGACGGGGTTCCGATAGTCTTTCACGACGGAGACCTGAAGCGGCTGACGGGAGAGGATGGCTTCGTATGGCAGAGAACCGCGGCTGAAATGGCCGTGCTCAGGATCGGCGGCACCGCGGACCATCCGCCGACCCTCGATGAGATGCTGGAACTGGTCGGCGGCCGCGTGCCGCTGGTGATCGAGCTGAAGGGAACGCCGGGCCATGACGACGGCCTTGTCGAGGCGGTCGGCCAGCGCCTGAAACCCTATCGGGGCGAAGCGGCGATCATGTCCTTCGATCACTGGCTCATCCGCGATTTCGGCCGCCACGCCCCCGGCATTCCGGCCGGGCTAACCGCCTGCGGGCGCCGCCAGCACGAGATAGAAGCCCATTTCACCATGCTGGCGCACGGCATTTCGTTCGTGTCCTATGCGGCGGGCGACCTGCCGAACAGCTTCGTGTCGTTCGTGCGCGAGAAGCTTGGCATGCCGGTCATCACATGGACCATCCGCGACCAGCCCGCCGTGGACCTCACCTTCAGATATGCCGACCAGATGACTTTTGAGGGATTCGAGCCACCCGTGGCCAGCGCCTGA
- a CDS encoding RidA family protein, with protein sequence MSETIEKRLNDLGVTLPVAAAPAANYVPFVQSGNLLFPSGQLPIKDGKLAVTGLLGKDVDLAAGQEAAKLCAINVLSQAKAALGDLEKIRRLVKITVYVASAATFTEQHLVGNGASDFFVAVLGERGKHARVAIGMAALPLNAAVEVEAILEVE encoded by the coding sequence ATGAGCGAAACAATCGAAAAGCGGCTGAACGATCTGGGCGTGACGCTGCCTGTGGCTGCGGCACCAGCCGCCAACTACGTTCCGTTCGTGCAAAGCGGCAATTTGCTGTTCCCTTCCGGCCAGCTGCCCATCAAGGATGGCAAGCTCGCCGTGACCGGCCTGCTCGGCAAGGATGTAGATCTGGCGGCCGGTCAGGAGGCCGCGAAGCTGTGCGCAATCAACGTGCTTTCGCAGGCCAAGGCGGCACTCGGCGATCTTGAAAAGATCAGGCGGCTGGTGAAGATCACCGTCTATGTGGCTTCGGCCGCGACTTTCACCGAGCAGCATCTGGTCGGCAACGGCGCTTCCGATTTCTTCGTGGCCGTACTCGGCGAGCGCGGCAAGCATGCGCGCGTGGCGATCGGCATGGCTGCCCTTCCGCTCAATGCCGCGGTCGAGGTTGAGGCGATTCTCGAGGTCGAATAA
- a CDS encoding L-serine ammonia-lyase, with protein sequence MFLSVFDLFKIGIGPSSSHTMGPMTAAARFLAEILSDDWPRPAGAKVSRVGASLHGSLAYTGVGHGSDRAVVLGFTGLVPVNVDPDEADSIVAKVTAEKRVTPPGHPTYHFDPATDLVLDKKTPLKGHANGMSFYAYDAGNRVLLRRIYYSIGGGFVVSEEELQRIKQRGSVTTEGKKVPYPFKNAVEMLAMAKRNGLSIAEMKRINEETYMEREKLDGGLDDIWAAMKGCIDRGLSQEGIMPGGLKVRRRARQLHDKLQEEWSRNRPNPLLANDWLSIYAMAVNEENAAGGRVVTAPTNGAAGTLPAVLRYWLHFHPEADQDSIRDFLLTAAAIGGIIKTNASISGAEVGCQGEVGSASAMAAAGLCAVMGGTPEQVENAAEIALEHHLGMTCDPVGGLVQVPCIERNALGAVKAVTAASLAIKGDGQHFVPLDAAIETMRQTGADMNERYKETSLGGLAVNVVEC encoded by the coding sequence TTGTTTCTTTCGGTTTTCGACCTTTTCAAGATCGGTATCGGCCCTTCCAGTTCCCACACCATGGGGCCGATGACGGCGGCCGCGCGCTTTCTTGCGGAAATCCTGTCTGACGACTGGCCGCGCCCGGCCGGGGCAAAAGTGAGCCGTGTCGGCGCGAGCCTGCATGGCTCGCTGGCCTATACCGGTGTCGGCCATGGCAGCGACCGGGCTGTCGTGCTGGGCTTTACCGGCCTGGTGCCGGTCAACGTCGATCCCGATGAAGCTGATTCCATTGTCGCGAAGGTGACCGCCGAAAAGCGTGTGACGCCGCCCGGCCATCCCACCTACCATTTCGATCCGGCAACCGATCTGGTTCTCGACAAGAAGACGCCGCTCAAGGGACATGCCAACGGCATGAGCTTCTATGCCTATGACGCCGGTAACAGGGTGCTTCTCAGGCGCATCTACTATTCCATCGGTGGCGGTTTCGTCGTTTCCGAAGAGGAGCTGCAGCGCATAAAGCAGCGCGGCTCTGTCACCACCGAAGGCAAGAAGGTGCCGTATCCCTTCAAGAACGCGGTGGAAATGCTGGCGATGGCGAAACGGAACGGGCTTTCCATCGCCGAGATGAAGCGCATCAACGAAGAAACCTACATGGAGCGCGAGAAGCTCGACGGCGGGCTCGATGACATCTGGGCTGCCATGAAGGGCTGCATCGACCGGGGCCTGTCGCAGGAAGGCATCATGCCGGGCGGCCTCAAGGTGCGCCGGCGCGCGCGCCAGCTCCACGACAAGCTGCAGGAGGAATGGAGCCGCAACCGGCCGAATCCGCTTCTCGCCAATGACTGGCTGTCGATCTATGCCATGGCGGTGAACGAGGAGAACGCCGCCGGCGGGCGTGTCGTCACTGCGCCGACCAATGGTGCGGCCGGCACCTTGCCGGCCGTGCTGCGCTACTGGCTGCATTTTCACCCCGAGGCCGATCAGGACTCCATCCGTGATTTTCTGCTCACTGCTGCTGCCATCGGCGGCATCATCAAGACCAATGCCTCGATTTCGGGCGCTGAGGTCGGATGTCAGGGGGAGGTGGGCTCCGCCTCCGCCATGGCCGCCGCGGGTCTGTGCGCCGTGATGGGCGGCACGCCCGAGCAGGTGGAAAACGCTGCGGAAATCGCGCTGGAACATCATCTGGGCATGACCTGCGATCCCGTTGGCGGACTGGTGCAGGTGCCCTGCATCGAGCGCAACGCGCTGGGGGCGGTGAAGGCAGTGACGGCCGCATCGCTCGCCATCAAGGGCGACGGCCAGCATTTCGTGCCGCTGGATGCCGCCATCGAGACGATGCGGCAGACCGGTGCCGACATGAATGAGCGCTACAAGGAAACCAGCCTTGGCGGCCTTGCCGTCAATGTGGTGGAATGCTGA
- a CDS encoding D-alanyl-D-alanine carboxypeptidase: MRKAFSGIVSLSVRSFRVVATATAAAVFLAGATVASQAAANDAAIVIDANTGKTLYSSNANARRYPASLTKMMTLYLTFEALSKGKISKTTQVPFSANAAGEPPTKLGVRSGGSITVETAILSMVTKSANDSSTALAELLGGSEANFAKMMTAKARSLGMTNTVFRNAHGLPNPGQFTTARDMATLGMALREHHPQYYGYFAERSFMYGRQRINGHNRLLGRIKGVDGIKTGYTRASGFNLVSSVSIDGRKLVAVVMGGKSGASRDNEMARLINAYLPKASQRGGGALIARTDNDTASKAIARVSLPKHDAPTPDFKPGTDVEAVIASAAPVPARAPKPKLPVAMAAPEPADIPFAQAYSGPEPQQIDPVNTASLPSGWVVQVASSPSKSEAEAALDKTAAQARAVLASASGYTVPFRKGGVTYFRARFGGFETQTAALRACTALKKQRIECFAVQQ, translated from the coding sequence GTGCGTAAGGCGTTCTCGGGTATCGTTTCCCTTTCCGTGCGTTCTTTCCGGGTCGTGGCGACGGCCACGGCAGCCGCAGTTTTTCTGGCTGGCGCCACCGTGGCATCACAGGCGGCGGCCAATGACGCTGCCATCGTGATCGATGCCAACACCGGTAAGACGCTTTATTCCTCCAATGCCAATGCGCGGCGCTATCCGGCCTCGCTGACCAAGATGATGACGCTGTATCTGACCTTCGAGGCACTCTCGAAGGGCAAGATCAGCAAAACCACGCAGGTTCCCTTCTCTGCCAATGCAGCAGGAGAGCCGCCGACCAAGCTGGGCGTGCGTTCGGGCGGTTCGATCACCGTGGAAACGGCGATCCTGTCCATGGTGACGAAGTCCGCCAATGACTCCTCGACTGCCCTTGCGGAACTGCTCGGCGGCAGCGAGGCCAATTTCGCCAAAATGATGACGGCCAAGGCCCGCTCGCTCGGCATGACCAACACCGTGTTCCGCAATGCGCACGGACTGCCCAATCCGGGCCAGTTCACCACCGCGCGGGACATGGCGACGCTGGGCATGGCGCTGCGCGAACATCACCCCCAATATTATGGCTATTTCGCAGAGCGGTCCTTCATGTATGGACGCCAGCGCATCAATGGCCATAACCGCCTGCTCGGCCGGATCAAGGGCGTGGACGGCATCAAGACCGGGTACACCCGCGCGTCGGGTTTCAATCTCGTTTCCTCCGTCTCGATCGATGGCCGCAAGCTGGTTGCCGTGGTCATGGGCGGCAAGTCCGGCGCCAGCCGCGACAATGAAATGGCACGACTGATCAATGCCTATCTGCCAAAGGCGTCACAGCGTGGCGGCGGGGCGCTGATCGCCCGCACGGACAACGACACCGCTTCCAAGGCGATCGCCAGGGTTTCGCTGCCCAAGCATGACGCTCCAACTCCGGACTTCAAACCCGGAACGGACGTCGAAGCTGTCATTGCAAGTGCGGCTCCGGTTCCCGCCCGCGCGCCGAAGCCCAAGCTTCCGGTGGCGATGGCTGCGCCTGAACCCGCAGACATCCCGTTTGCACAGGCTTACTCCGGCCCCGAGCCGCAGCAGATCGATCCTGTCAACACCGCTTCCCTGCCGTCAGGCTGGGTCGTGCAGGTGGCCTCCTCGCCCAGCAAGTCCGAGGCGGAAGCCGCGCTCGACAAGACAGCCGCGCAGGCCCGCGCCGTTCTTGCCAGCGCCTCCGGCTACACCGTTCCCTTCAGGAAGGGCGGCGTGACTTACTTCCGCGCCCGTTTCGGCGGCTTCGAGACGCAGACCGCGGCGCTGCGGGCCTGCACGGCCCTGAAGAAGCAGCGCATCGAATGCTTTGCCGTGCAGCAATAA
- a CDS encoding HIT family protein, with product MAYDTTNIFARLLRGEIPSHRVYEDEHTIAIMDVMPQGVGHTLVLPKAPSRNLLDADPETLGALFTTVQKVANAVKKAFDADGVVVSQFNETAAGQTVFHLHVHILPRFEGVDLGKHAMEMEKPEILAANAEKIRAALAQ from the coding sequence ATGGCCTACGACACAACCAACATCTTCGCCAGACTCCTGCGCGGCGAAATCCCGTCACATCGCGTCTACGAGGACGAGCATACGATTGCGATCATGGATGTGATGCCGCAGGGCGTCGGCCATACGCTGGTTTTGCCCAAGGCCCCGTCGCGCAATCTGCTGGACGCCGACCCCGAAACACTGGGCGCGCTTTTCACGACGGTCCAGAAAGTGGCAAATGCGGTGAAAAAAGCCTTCGATGCCGATGGCGTCGTCGTTTCCCAGTTCAACGAGACGGCGGCCGGCCAGACGGTGTTCCATCTGCACGTCCACATTCTGCCGCGCTTCGAGGGCGTTGACCTCGGCAAGCACGCCATGGAAATGGAGAAGCCGGAAATTCTGGCGGCGAATGCGGAGAAAATCCGGGCAGCACTGGCGCAATAG
- the clpS gene encoding ATP-dependent Clp protease adapter ClpS yields the protein MQKDQRGNGGGRGTAVITRTQTKTKRPSLYRVLILNDDYTPMEFVVHVLERFFQKDREAATRIMLHVHNHGVGECGVYTFEVAETKVSQVMDFARQNQHPLQCVMEKK from the coding sequence ATGCAGAAAGACCAACGTGGCAACGGTGGCGGTCGTGGAACGGCGGTCATCACGCGCACGCAGACCAAGACCAAGCGGCCAAGCCTCTATCGTGTGCTGATCCTGAACGACGATTACACGCCAATGGAATTCGTCGTGCACGTTCTGGAGCGTTTTTTCCAGAAGGACAGGGAGGCCGCCACGCGTATCATGCTTCATGTGCACAACCACGGTGTGGGAGAATGTGGCGTTTACACATTCGAGGTGGCCGAGACGAAAGTGTCTCAGGTCATGGATTTCGCCCGACAAAATCAGCATCCGCTGCAATGCGTGATGGAGAAGAAGTGA
- a CDS encoding GNAT family N-acetyltransferase has protein sequence MDQGNDQANSKTTGHVVRVAGGMDGFTRGEWDSLSGSQKTCGNQYNPFISYDFLSALEESRCVGGRSGWQPHHLRLESAEGVLVGAIPCYAKSHSQGEYVFDHGWADAFERAGGRYYPKLQSAVPFTPATGPRLLVAGGCDPLTVKAGLAEALRMVTDRLGVSSAHVSFLPQDDVLPMEAAGFLHRTDQQFHFFNEGFSGYDDFLATLASRKRKALKKERREALADGISIDWLTGSDLTERVWDDFFTFYMDTGSRKWGRPYLNRQFFSLIGKRMADDILLVMAKRNGRYVAGAINFIGSDTLFGRNWGCIEDHPFLHFEVCYHQAIDFAIANKIRVVEAGAQGEHKLARGYQPVTTHSMHYIANPSFRRAVADYLRRERQEVELMGDYLAEHTPFRKDDQ, from the coding sequence ATGGATCAGGGCAACGATCAGGCAAACAGCAAAACCACCGGGCATGTCGTTCGCGTTGCCGGCGGCATGGATGGCTTCACGCGTGGTGAATGGGACAGCCTTTCAGGCTCACAAAAAACATGCGGAAATCAATATAACCCATTCATTTCATATGATTTCCTAAGCGCCTTGGAAGAATCCAGATGCGTCGGCGGGCGCAGCGGCTGGCAACCTCACCACCTGAGGCTCGAAAGCGCGGAAGGTGTCCTTGTCGGCGCGATACCATGCTATGCCAAATCGCACAGTCAGGGCGAATATGTTTTCGACCACGGCTGGGCGGATGCATTCGAGCGCGCCGGCGGCCGCTACTATCCCAAGCTGCAAAGTGCTGTTCCGTTCACACCCGCCACGGGTCCGCGCCTGCTCGTGGCCGGTGGATGCGATCCACTCACCGTCAAAGCCGGGCTGGCTGAAGCGCTCCGCATGGTTACCGACAGGCTTGGCGTCTCGTCGGCACATGTCTCGTTCCTGCCGCAGGACGATGTGCTTCCGATGGAGGCAGCCGGCTTCCTGCACCGCACCGACCAACAGTTCCATTTTTTCAACGAAGGCTTTTCCGGCTACGATGATTTTCTTGCCACGCTGGCGTCGCGCAAGCGCAAGGCGCTGAAGAAGGAACGGCGCGAAGCGCTGGCTGACGGCATCAGCATAGACTGGCTGACGGGCAGCGATCTTACCGAACGTGTCTGGGACGACTTCTTCACCTTCTACATGGACACGGGCTCGCGCAAATGGGGCCGTCCTTACCTCAACCGGCAGTTCTTCTCCCTGATCGGCAAGAGAATGGCGGACGACATTCTGCTGGTGATGGCGAAACGCAACGGCCGCTATGTTGCCGGCGCCATCAATTTCATCGGCTCCGACACGCTCTTCGGCCGCAACTGGGGATGTATCGAGGACCACCCTTTCCTGCATTTCGAGGTCTGCTACCATCAGGCGATCGACTTCGCCATTGCCAACAAAATCAGGGTCGTAGAGGCAGGTGCTCAGGGTGAACACAAGCTGGCGCGCGGCTACCAGCCTGTCACCACGCATTCGATGCACTACATCGCCAACCCGTCATTCCGCCGGGCGGTGGCAGACTACCTCCGGCGCGAAAGGCAGGAGGTCGAGCTGATGGGTGATTATCTGGCGGAACATACCCCGTTCCGCAAAGACGATCAGTGA
- a CDS encoding phasin family protein, translating to MSQTAYEDFSKYGKEFADSGLKSLASLSKGAQAIAVEASEYTKKSLETGSAAFEKLLSAKSFEDALAIQTDYAKQAYESFVAEATKFGDLYSDLAKEAYKPFEGIVAKAS from the coding sequence ATGTCCCAGACCGCTTACGAAGACTTCAGCAAATACGGCAAGGAATTCGCCGATTCGGGCCTCAAGAGCCTTGCTTCTCTGTCCAAGGGCGCTCAGGCGATTGCCGTAGAGGCCAGCGAATACACCAAGAAGAGCCTGGAGACCGGCAGCGCCGCTTTCGAGAAGCTTCTGTCGGCCAAGTCCTTCGAGGACGCGCTGGCGATCCAGACCGACTACGCCAAGCAGGCTTATGAGTCCTTCGTCGCCGAAGCGACCAAATTCGGCGATCTCTATTCGGATCTCGCCAAGGAAGCCTACAAGCCGTTCGAAGGCATCGTGGCCAAGGCCAGCTAA
- the clpA gene encoding ATP-dependent Clp protease ATP-binding subunit ClpA yields MPAFSQGLEKALHQALTIANERHHEYATLEHLLLALIDDTEAAAVMRACNVDLDELRQTVLNYIDTELDNLITGYDEDSKPTAGFQRVIQRAVIHVQSSGREEVSGANVLVAIFAERESHAAYFLQEQQMTRYDAVNYISHGIAKRPGASETRIPRGAEDDQPGGATGEQHEDGKKKAQDALTAYCVNLNEKARAGKIDPLIGRGPEISRTIQVLCRRSKNNPLYVGDPGVGKTAIAEGLAKRIVEGDVPEVLADATIFALDMGTLLAGTRYRGDFEERLKQVVKELEDYPGAVLFIDEIHTVIGAGATSGGAMDASNLLKPALSSGAIRCIGSTTYKEFRQFFEKDRALVRRFQKIDVNEPTVEDAIEIMKGLKPYFEEFHKVKYTNDAIKGAVELSARYISDRKLPDKAIDVIDETGASQMLVPENKRKKTIGIREIEATIATMARIPPKTVSADDEKVLAGLENELKRVVYGQDTAITALSSAIKLARAGLREPDKPIGSYLFSGPTGVGKTEVAKQLAASLGVELLRFDMSEYMERHTVSRLIGAPPGYVGFDQGGLLTDGIDQHPHSVLLLDEIEKAHPDLFNILLQVMDHGKLTDHNGKQIDFRNVILIMTTNAGAADMAKAAIGFGSSKREGDDTEAINRLFTPEFRNRLDAIIPFGSLPVPVIHQVVQKFVMQLEAQLSERGVTFDLSDEAVAWLADKGYDERMGARPLGRVIQEHIKKPLAEEVLFGKLRKGGTVRVTVETKDTGETGLKLETLPEEAKVQPKKEPEEQPKARKPAAKKAPAKKAASAKATPKPRDASKRSLVPQLPRK; encoded by the coding sequence ATGCCGGCTTTCTCCCAAGGCTTGGAAAAGGCACTTCATCAGGCGCTGACAATCGCCAATGAGCGCCACCATGAATATGCGACACTGGAACATCTGCTGCTGGCGCTGATCGACGACACCGAAGCGGCCGCCGTGATGCGCGCCTGCAATGTCGATCTCGACGAATTGCGACAGACGGTCCTGAACTACATCGATACCGAACTCGACAACCTCATCACGGGCTATGATGAGGACTCGAAGCCGACCGCCGGTTTCCAGCGCGTGATTCAGCGCGCCGTCATCCACGTGCAGTCCTCCGGCCGTGAGGAAGTCTCCGGTGCCAACGTGCTGGTGGCGATCTTCGCCGAGCGCGAAAGCCACGCAGCCTACTTCCTGCAGGAACAGCAGATGACCCGCTACGACGCGGTCAACTACATTTCCCACGGCATCGCCAAGCGGCCGGGCGCCTCCGAGACGCGCATTCCGCGCGGTGCAGAGGACGATCAGCCCGGCGGAGCCACCGGCGAACAGCATGAGGACGGAAAGAAGAAGGCGCAGGACGCGCTGACGGCTTATTGCGTCAATCTCAATGAAAAGGCGCGCGCCGGCAAGATCGACCCGCTGATCGGTCGTGGACCGGAAATCAGCCGCACCATTCAGGTGCTGTGCCGCCGCTCGAAGAACAACCCGCTCTATGTGGGAGATCCCGGCGTCGGCAAGACCGCCATCGCCGAAGGTCTGGCCAAGCGCATCGTGGAGGGCGATGTGCCGGAAGTGCTGGCGGACGCGACCATCTTCGCCCTTGATATGGGCACGCTGCTCGCCGGAACCCGCTATCGCGGTGACTTCGAGGAGCGGCTGAAGCAGGTCGTGAAGGAACTGGAAGACTATCCGGGCGCCGTCCTGTTCATCGACGAAATCCACACCGTCATCGGTGCGGGTGCGACGTCGGGCGGCGCGATGGATGCCTCCAACCTGCTCAAGCCCGCCTTGTCTTCTGGTGCAATTCGCTGCATCGGATCAACGACTTACAAGGAGTTTCGTCAGTTCTTCGAGAAGGACAGGGCGCTTGTTCGCCGTTTCCAGAAGATCGATGTCAACGAACCGACCGTCGAGGACGCCATCGAGATCATGAAGGGGCTGAAGCCCTATTTCGAGGAGTTCCACAAGGTCAAGTACACCAACGACGCCATCAAGGGCGCGGTGGAGCTTTCGGCCCGCTACATCAGTGATCGCAAGCTGCCGGACAAGGCCATCGACGTGATCGACGAGACCGGCGCTTCGCAGATGCTGGTGCCGGAAAACAAGCGCAAGAAGACGATCGGCATCCGCGAGATCGAGGCTACCATCGCCACCATGGCCCGCATTCCGCCAAAGACGGTTTCGGCCGATGACGAGAAGGTGCTGGCCGGTCTGGAGAACGAGCTGAAGCGCGTCGTCTACGGTCAGGATACCGCGATCACGGCGCTGAGCTCGGCGATCAAGCTGGCGCGCGCCGGTCTGCGCGAGCCCGACAAGCCGATCGGTTCCTATCTGTTCTCCGGCCCGACCGGCGTCGGCAAGACCGAGGTTGCCAAGCAGCTTGCCGCATCGCTCGGCGTCGAACTGCTGCGCTTCGACATGTCGGAATATATGGAGCGCCACACCGTATCGCGGCTCATCGGCGCGCCTCCCGGCTATGTCGGCTTCGATCAGGGCGGCCTGCTTACGGACGGCATCGACCAGCATCCGCACTCGGTGCTGCTGCTGGACGAGATCGAGAAGGCCCATCCGGACCTGTTCAACATCCTGTTGCAGGTGATGGACCACGGCAAGCTGACCGACCACAACGGCAAGCAGATCGACTTCCGCAACGTGATCCTGATTATGACCACCAATGCGGGTGCTGCCGACATGGCGAAAGCCGCGATCGGATTCGGGTCCTCGAAGCGCGAAGGCGACGACACGGAGGCGATCAACCGGCTGTTCACGCCGGAGTTCCGCAACCGTCTCGATGCGATCATTCCATTCGGCTCGTTGCCGGTGCCGGTGATCCATCAGGTTGTGCAGAAGTTCGTCATGCAGCTTGAGGCCCAGCTTTCCGAGCGCGGCGTGACCTTCGACCTCTCCGACGAGGCCGTCGCATGGCTGGCTGACAAGGGCTATGACGAGCGCATGGGCGCGCGTCCGCTCGGTCGTGTGATCCAGGAGCACATCAAGAAGCCGCTGGCCGAGGAAGTGCTGTTCGGCAAGCTGCGAAAGGGCGGCACGGTTCGTGTCACCGTCGAGACGAAGGACACAGGCGAAACCGGTCTTAAGCTGGAGACTTTGCCCGAGGAGGCGAAAGTCCAGCCGAAGAAGGAACCGGAAGAGCAGCCGAAGGCCCGCAAGCCGGCGGCTAAGAAGGCTCCTGCGAAGAAGGCTGCGTCGGCCAAGGCTACGCCTAAGCCAAGGGACGCCAGCAAGCGCAGTCTGGTGCCGCAACTTCCGCGCAAGTAA
- a CDS encoding DUF599 domain-containing protein produces MLDSYHLSAADFGALAFFLLAWGLHTLASDGWLFHRPSLTMAMNRQREIWMQRMAEREIRIVDTAIMSGLQQGTAFFASSSLIAIGGCFALIGASDQVIGVLSDLHLQGAATRTAFQLKVVGLVIILAFAFFKFGWSYRLFNYCSILIGAVPVAHGEMARNPQTRNAVMRAAKMNQLAGKHFNSGLRAIFFSIGYLGWFVGPVAFILSSALLAVVLMRRQFFSNAREAVLTEMNEQNDQSTGPGSGESIRPDSQ; encoded by the coding sequence ATGCTCGATTCCTACCATCTGTCGGCGGCCGATTTCGGCGCACTGGCTTTCTTCCTTCTGGCCTGGGGGCTGCACACGCTGGCCTCTGACGGCTGGCTGTTCCATCGGCCATCGCTCACCATGGCGATGAACCGGCAGCGCGAAATATGGATGCAGCGCATGGCCGAGCGGGAGATCCGCATCGTCGACACCGCCATCATGAGCGGATTGCAGCAGGGAACCGCTTTCTTCGCCTCAAGCTCCCTGATTGCAATCGGCGGATGTTTTGCGCTCATTGGCGCATCCGATCAGGTGATCGGCGTGCTTTCCGATCTCCACCTTCAGGGTGCGGCCACGCGCACAGCCTTCCAGCTCAAGGTCGTCGGCCTGGTGATTATCCTGGCCTTCGCCTTCTTCAAGTTCGGCTGGTCATACCGGCTGTTCAACTACTGCTCGATCCTGATCGGCGCCGTGCCTGTCGCCCATGGGGAGATGGCGCGCAATCCGCAAACCCGCAACGCCGTGATGCGGGCGGCGAAGATGAACCAGCTTGCCGGCAAACATTTCAATTCGGGTCTGCGCGCGATTTTCTTCTCGATCGGCTATCTCGGCTGGTTCGTCGGACCGGTAGCCTTCATTCTGTCGAGCGCACTGCTGGCAGTCGTTCTGATGCGCCGCCAGTTCTTTTCCAATGCGCGCGAAGCCGTTCTGACGGAAATGAATGAGCAGAACGATCAGTCTACGGGACCGGGAAGCGGCGAATCGATACGGCCCGACAGCCAGTAG